One Salmo salar chromosome ssa01, Ssal_v3.1, whole genome shotgun sequence DNA window includes the following coding sequences:
- the LOC106610138 gene encoding ena/VASP-like protein isoform X5, producing MSLTREMSPATVRRCTSAKITLSPAVQRQNGPSSEDPDVQRRQMMEPHQMQGVAHKERERRTSGSVVSTLQYKVSSPLSHPSNTPFEYRHYRAATLPPSYARVASNSSPSSSSSSSSHEREVAGGRAGDNSSQLSQLSTSLVSAFSPVQPGLPTALTRQVRQIPLSPPTARALHHTKSLHQGDPQQDPVLLPKHGTWSTSHTHIYGPVHMPPVPQPVLPVALPLPPRHSRVKPHPLDQASQPHIPPHLPHANGQSEDYYNLAQQQQQQLGYCEATSLPPLIGQSAQGHVPVSSNQPQYPSSFHPQQQMSQAAPPPPPAAQFSPPSYTPAPSEWGSPKQTPSPVSQAATATCSPVSLPAMLAVAPPVAPPAPMAPMAPPPPPGPPPPATVPPPMPPPLPVGGGHGGPHLEGAGNELAQPLSGLAAALAGAKLRKVARDENSPPGTGVAKNDGNRSSGGSGGGGEGLMQEMNALLARRRKASEKPEEEDPKPGQNSTDAGKNPWDRANSVDKASLVSRVRPVGSTSEGDLDFDRMKQEILDEVVRELQKVKDEIINAIRQEIGRIHTC from the exons ATGAGTCTTACTCGAGAGATGTCACCAGCCACTGTCAGAAGGTGCACTTCTGCGAAGATCACCCTCA GCCCTGCTGTCCAACGCCAAAATGGGCCCTCCTCAGAAGACCCCGATGTACAGAGGAG GCAAATGATGGAGCCACATCAGATGCAGGGAGTGGCCCACAAAGAGAGGGAGCGACGGACATCTGGCTCAG TTGTTTCCACCCTCCAATATAAggtgtcctcccctctctctcacccctccaacACCCCTTTTGAGTATAGACACTATCGGGCCGCCACACTGCCGCCCTCCTATGCCCGAGTGGCCTCcaactcctccccttcctcctcttcctcttcctcctcccacgAGAGAGAGGTGGCAGGCGGACGGGCTGGCGACAACTCCTCCCAGCTCTCCCAGCTCTCCACTTCCCTGGTCTCGGCCTTCTCCCCCGTGCAGCCAGGGTTGCCCACGGCCCTGACCCGGCAGGTGCGCcagatccccctctctccccccacggCGCGGGCTCTCCACCACACCAAGTCCCTCCACCAGGGTGACCCCCAGCAGGACCCTGTGCTGCTCCCCAAACACGGCACCTGGTCCACCTCCCACACCCACATATACGGCCCCGTGCACATGCCTCCCGTACCCCAGCCTGTCCTCCCAGTGGCCCTCCCTCTGCCGCCCCGCCACAGCCGGGTCAAGCCCCACCCCCTGGACCAGGCCAGCCAACCCCATATCCCGCCCCACCTCCCCCACGCCAATGGCCAATCAGAGGACTATTATAACCTCgctcagcagcaacagcagcagctagGTTACTGTGAGGCTACCTCCTTGCCCCCTCTGATTGGTCAGTCTGCGCAGGGCCACGTCCCCGTCTCCTCCAACCAACCCCAGTACCCCTCCTCATTCCACCCCCAGCAACAGATGTCCCAGGccgcgccaccaccaccaccagcagcccAATTCTCTCCCCCCTCATACACCCCAGCCCCATCAGAGTGGGGCTCACCCAAGCAGACACCCTCTCCCGTCTCTCAGGCTGCCACGGCAACCTGCA GTCCGGTTTCTCTCCCCGCCATGCTCGCTGTGGCCCCACCGGTGGCCCCCCCTGCCCCTATGGCACCTATGGCCCCCCCTCCTCCACCGGGCCCCCCGCCTCCGGCCACAGTGCCACCGCCCATGCCCCCCCCACTACCGGTTGGTGGAGGGCACGGAGGGCCTCATTTAGAGGGGGCAGGGAATGAGCTGGCGCAGCCACTCTCAGGACTGGCTGCTGCCCTGGCTGGAGCCAAACTCCGCAAAGTTGCAAGG GATGAGAACAGTCCGCCAGGAACAGGTGTAGCCAAGAACGATGGCAACCGCTCCAGTggaggtagtggtggtggaggggagggGCTAATGCAGGAAATGAACGCCCTTCTAGCACGCAG ACGGAAAGCCTCAGAGAAACCTGAAGAG GAGGATCCCAAGCCAGGGCAGAACTCCACAG ATGCAGGGAAGAATCCATGGGACCGAGCCAACTCTGTAGACAAGGCCTCACTGGTATCAAG GGTGCGACCAGTGGGCAGCACTAGTGAGGGAGACCTAGACTTTGACAGGATGAAGCAG GAAATCTTGGATGAAGTTGTACGTGAATTGCAGAAGGTGAAAGATGAGATCATTAATG CCATTAGACAAGAAATTGGTCGAATCCATACATGTTAA